Proteins from a genomic interval of Apteryx mantelli isolate bAptMan1 chromosome 5, bAptMan1.hap1, whole genome shotgun sequence:
- the MFHAS1 gene encoding malignant fibrous histiocytoma-amplified sequence 1 isoform X3, which translates to MAQTEPLRPLRPGAGAAERARKARGGAGAAEPEPEPEPGTDSDSDADGEEADAGPPGGPPAAAAAAAASPPAPAAAAALSLCGRGLEELPEELGAGAGALRALSLRRNRLRRLPAAAALRRLGRLAELDLSHNRLRGLGDGAALAALRGLRKLSLSHNELGAEGPAPAPGPAPGLPELRRLEELDLSFNRLRRLPDGLARLRRLRALDVDHNLLPAFPAALLELPALEELDCSGNRHLGALPEGIAALRRLKVLWLSGTGLAALPDGLCQLAALESLMLDGNRLRALPAGFGRLQRLKMLNLSSNLLGEFPAAVLALPGLEELYLSRNQLALLPARLCQLRQLRTLWLDNNRIRYLPDSIVLLRSLEELVLQGNQIAILPEGFGQLSRVTLWKIKDNPLIQPPYEVCMKGIPYIAAYQQELAHSQPALKPRLKLVLMGPKDAGKTSLRRRLMDEDAGRPEAGGAQPRGRPGQQRDAGRARVAGRPFPEPRGAASTRPLERLPAERQDVPPAFHEAPCPAPSPDASQAPSAAGLPGGSKGIEVMDWTADAERGLTFIVYELAGDPSYDVIQSFFLSPGALYVLVVNLSAYVPQHFYRSVGYFLHWLGSKVPHAVVCMVGTHADLCAERELEEKCLDIHHQIALQEKRDAEGLQSLVQQVDEALAQDFDLRCSSPHAAFYGVSDKNLRRKKAQFQYLLNNRPQILSPVLPFSCRDSCQVRRLRDKLLSVAEHRDIFPNLHRVLPKSWQVLEELHFQPQAQQLWLSWWDSARLGLQAGLTEDRLQSALSYLHESGKLLYFEEHLTLREYVFHNLPRLIDILNVFCQRDATVLLQKLLGDAPVDELRATQLHHYVEGFLLHGLLPAHVIRLLLKPHVQSREDLQLILELLEKMGLCYCVNKPKCKPLNGAAAWYKFPCYVKNEVPHAEAWINGANLSGQSFVVEQLQIEYSFPFIFPPGLFARYSVQINSHVVQRSDGKYQIYAYRGKVPVVVSYRPARGALQPDTLSIASHASLPNIWTAWQAITPLVEELNVLLQEWPGLYYTVHVLCSKCLKRGSPNPHTFPGELLSQPRPEGLTEIICPKNGSERVNVALVYPPTPTVVSPCSK; encoded by the exons atggCGCAGACGGAGCCGTTGCGGCCGCTGCgtcccggcgcgggggccgcggagcGCGCGCGgaaggcgcggggcggcgccggcgccgcggagCCGGAGCCCGAGCCGGAGCCCGGCACCGACAGCGACAGCGACGCGGACGGCGAGGAGGCGgacgcggggccgccgggggggccgcccgccgccgccgccgccgctgccgcctccccccccgccccggcggcggcggcggcgctgagccTGTGCGGTCGCGGGCTGGAGGAGCTGCCCGAGGAGctgggcgcgggcgcgggcgcgctgCGGGCGCTGAGCCTGAGGCGCAACCGGCTgcgccgcctgcccgccgcggccgcgctgcgccgcctgGGCCGCCTGGCCGAGCTCGACCTCAGCCACAACCGCCTGCGCGGCCTGGGCGACggcgcggcgctggcggcgctgcgcggcctgCGCAAGCTCAGCCTCAGCCACAACGAGCTGGGCGCCGAggggcccgcgccggcgccgggaccggcgccggggctgcccgaGCTGCGGCGCCTCGAGGAGCTCGACCTCAGCTTCAACCGCCTGCGCCGCCTGCCCGACGGGCTGGCCCGCCTGCGCCGCCTGCGCGCCCTCGACGTCGACCACAACCTGCTGCCCGCCTTCCCCGCCGCCCTGCTCGAGCTGCCCGCCCTCGAGGAGCTCGACTGCTCCGGCAACCGCCACCTGGGCGCCCTGCCCGAGGGCATCGCCGCCCTGCGCCGCCTCAAGGTGCTCTGGCTCAGCGGCACGGGGCTCGCCGCCCTGCCCGACGGCCTCTGCCAGCTGGCCGCCCTCGAGAGCCTCATGCTCGACGGCAACCGCCTGCGCGCCCTGCCCGCCGGCTTCGGCCGCCTCCAGCGCCTCAAGATGCTCAACCTCTCCTCCAACCTGCTGGGCGAGTTCCCCGCCGCCGTCCTCGCCCTGCCGGGCCTCGAGGAGCTCTACCTGAGCCGCAACCAGCTCGCCCTGCTGCCCGCTCGCCTCTGCCAGCTCCGCCAGCTCCGCACCCTCTGGCTCGACAACAACCGCATCCGCTACCTGCCCGACTCCATCGTGCTCCTCCGCAGCCTGGAGGAGCTGGTGCTGCAGGGCAACCAGATCGCCATCCTGCCTGAGGGCTTCGGGCAGCTCTCCCGCGTCACCCTGTGGAAGATCAAGGACAACCCTCTCATCCAGCCCCCCTACGAGGTGTGCATGAAGGGCATCCCCTACATCGCGGCCTACCAGCAGGAGCTGGCCCACTCCCAGCCGGCCCTCAAGCCCCGCCTCAAGCTGGTCCTCATGGGCCCGAAGGACGCGGGCAAGACCTCGCTCCGGCGGCGCCTCATGGACGAGGacgcggggcgccccgaggcaGGCGGTGCCcagccccgcgggcgccccggccAGCAGCGAGACGCCGGGAGAGCGCGCGTTGCGGGCCGCCCCTTCCCGGAGCCTCGGGGCGCCGCCTCCACGCGGCCGCTGGAGCGTCTCCCCGCTGAGCGGCAGGACGTCCCCCCCGCTTTTCACGAAGCCCCGTGCCCTGCGCCATCGCCGGACGCCTCCCAAGCGCCGTCGGCAGCGGGGCTGCCCGGAGGCAGCAAGGGCATCGAGGTGATGGACTGGACGGCGGACGCGGAGAGGGGCCTGACGTTCATCGTGTACGAGCTCGCGGGGGATCCGAGCTACGATGTCATCCAGTCTTTCTTCCTCTCGCCCGGAGCCTTGTATGTGCTGGTGGTGAATCTGAGTGCCTACGTCCCTCAGCACTTCTACCGCTCTGTGGGCTACTTCTTGCACTGGCTTGGTTCCAAGGTGCCCCACGCTGTGGTGTGCATGGTGGGGACCCACGCCGACCTCTGCGCGGagcgggagctggaggagaagtgCCTGGACATCCATCACCAGATCGCTCTGCAGGAGAAACGGGATGCCGAGGGACTCCAGAGCTTGGTCCAGCAGGTGGATGAGGCCCTGGCACAGGACTTTGACCTGCGCTGCTCCAGCCCGCACGCCGCCTTTTACGGGGTCTCGGACAAGAACTTGCGGCGGAAGAAAGCCCAGTTCCAGTATCTTTTAAACAACCGCCCGCAGATCCTCTCCCCGGTGCTGCCCTTCAGCTGCCGGGACTCTTGCCAGGTGCGTCGCCTGCGGGACAAACTCCTCTCGGTGGCCGAGCACCGGGACATCTTCCCGAACCTGCACCGAGTGTTGCCCAAATCCTGgcaggtgctggaggagctgcactTCCAGCCTCAGGCTCAGCAGCTGTGGCTCAGCTGGTGGGACTCTGCCCGGCTGGGCTTGCAGGCGGGCCTGACCGAGGATCGGCTCCAGAGCGCGCTGTCCTACCTGCACGAGAGCGGGAAGCTCCTCTACTTTGAGGAGCACCTCACGCTGCGGGAGTACGTGTTCCACAACCTGCCGCGGCTCATCGACATCCTCAACGTCTTCTGCCAGCGGGATGCCACCGTGCTGCTCCAGAAGCTGCTCGGCGACGCCCCCGTCGATGAGCTGAGggccacccagctccaccactaCGTGGAGGGCTTCTTGCTGCACGGCCTCCTCCCCGCCCACGTTATCCGCCTGCTTCTCAAGCCCCACGTCCAGAGCCGGGAGGAcctgcagctcatcctggagctgctggagaagatgGGGCTCTGCTACTGCGTCAACAAACCCAAATGCAAGCCCCTGAACGGGGCGGCTGCCTGGTACAAGTTCCCCTGCTACGTGAAGAACGAGGTGCCCCACGCCGAGGCGTGGATTAACGGCGCCAACCTGAGCGGACAGTCCTTTGTGGTCGAGCAGCTGCAGATTGAGTACAGCTTCCCGTTCATTTTCCCACCCGGCTTGTTCGCCCGCTACAGCGTCCAGATCAACAGCCACGTGGTTCAGCGGTCGGATGGCAAATACCAGATCTACGCCTACCGGGGGAAGGTGCCGGTGGTGGTGAGTTACcggcctgcccggggagctctgCAGCCGGACACTCTCTCTATCGCTAGTCACGCGTCCCTACCAAATATCTGGACAGCCTGGCAAGCCATAACCCCTTTAGTGGAAGAACTGAACGTCCTGCTCCAAGAGTGGCCGGGCCTGTACTACACTGTGCACGTCCTCTGTTCTAAGTGCCTTAAAAGAGGGTCGCCCAACCCGCACACCTTCCCAG GAGAACTGCTGAGTCAGCCAAGACCGGAGGGACTGACGGAGATCATCTGTCCCAAGAACGGCAGCGAGCGAGTTAACGTGGCCTTGGTTTACCCCCCCACTCCCACTGTCGTCAGCCCGTGTTCCAA ATAA
- the MFHAS1 gene encoding malignant fibrous histiocytoma-amplified sequence 1 isoform X2, which produces MAQTEPLRPLRPGAGAAERARKARGGAGAAEPEPEPEPGTDSDSDADGEEADAGPPGGPPAAAAAAAASPPAPAAAAALSLCGRGLEELPEELGAGAGALRALSLRRNRLRRLPAAAALRRLGRLAELDLSHNRLRGLGDGAALAALRGLRKLSLSHNELGAEGPAPAPGPAPGLPELRRLEELDLSFNRLRRLPDGLARLRRLRALDVDHNLLPAFPAALLELPALEELDCSGNRHLGALPEGIAALRRLKVLWLSGTGLAALPDGLCQLAALESLMLDGNRLRALPAGFGRLQRLKMLNLSSNLLGEFPAAVLALPGLEELYLSRNQLALLPARLCQLRQLRTLWLDNNRIRYLPDSIVLLRSLEELVLQGNQIAILPEGFGQLSRVTLWKIKDNPLIQPPYEVCMKGIPYIAAYQQELAHSQPALKPRLKLVLMGPKDAGKTSLRRRLMDEDAGRPEAGGAQPRGRPGQQRDAGRARVAGRPFPEPRGAASTRPLERLPAERQDVPPAFHEAPCPAPSPDASQAPSAAGLPGGSKGIEVMDWTADAERGLTFIVYELAGDPSYDVIQSFFLSPGALYVLVVNLSAYVPQHFYRSVGYFLHWLGSKVPHAVVCMVGTHADLCAERELEEKCLDIHHQIALQEKRDAEGLQSLVQQVDEALAQDFDLRCSSPHAAFYGVSDKNLRRKKAQFQYLLNNRPQILSPVLPFSCRDSCQVRRLRDKLLSVAEHRDIFPNLHRVLPKSWQVLEELHFQPQAQQLWLSWWDSARLGLQAGLTEDRLQSALSYLHESGKLLYFEEHLTLREYVFHNLPRLIDILNVFCQRDATVLLQKLLGDAPVDELRATQLHHYVEGFLLHGLLPAHVIRLLLKPHVQSREDLQLILELLEKMGLCYCVNKPKCKPLNGAAAWYKFPCYVKNEVPHAEAWINGANLSGQSFVVEQLQIEYSFPFIFPPGLFARYSVQINSHVVQRSDGKYQIYAYRGKVPVVVSYRPARGALQPDTLSIASHASLPNIWTAWQAITPLVEELNVLLQEWPGLYYTVHVLCSKCLKRGSPNPHTFPGELLSQPRPEGLTEIICPKNGSERVNVALVYPPTPTVVSPCSNSHAAWGQF; this is translated from the exons atggCGCAGACGGAGCCGTTGCGGCCGCTGCgtcccggcgcgggggccgcggagcGCGCGCGgaaggcgcggggcggcgccggcgccgcggagCCGGAGCCCGAGCCGGAGCCCGGCACCGACAGCGACAGCGACGCGGACGGCGAGGAGGCGgacgcggggccgccgggggggccgcccgccgccgccgccgccgctgccgcctccccccccgccccggcggcggcggcggcgctgagccTGTGCGGTCGCGGGCTGGAGGAGCTGCCCGAGGAGctgggcgcgggcgcgggcgcgctgCGGGCGCTGAGCCTGAGGCGCAACCGGCTgcgccgcctgcccgccgcggccgcgctgcgccgcctgGGCCGCCTGGCCGAGCTCGACCTCAGCCACAACCGCCTGCGCGGCCTGGGCGACggcgcggcgctggcggcgctgcgcggcctgCGCAAGCTCAGCCTCAGCCACAACGAGCTGGGCGCCGAggggcccgcgccggcgccgggaccggcgccggggctgcccgaGCTGCGGCGCCTCGAGGAGCTCGACCTCAGCTTCAACCGCCTGCGCCGCCTGCCCGACGGGCTGGCCCGCCTGCGCCGCCTGCGCGCCCTCGACGTCGACCACAACCTGCTGCCCGCCTTCCCCGCCGCCCTGCTCGAGCTGCCCGCCCTCGAGGAGCTCGACTGCTCCGGCAACCGCCACCTGGGCGCCCTGCCCGAGGGCATCGCCGCCCTGCGCCGCCTCAAGGTGCTCTGGCTCAGCGGCACGGGGCTCGCCGCCCTGCCCGACGGCCTCTGCCAGCTGGCCGCCCTCGAGAGCCTCATGCTCGACGGCAACCGCCTGCGCGCCCTGCCCGCCGGCTTCGGCCGCCTCCAGCGCCTCAAGATGCTCAACCTCTCCTCCAACCTGCTGGGCGAGTTCCCCGCCGCCGTCCTCGCCCTGCCGGGCCTCGAGGAGCTCTACCTGAGCCGCAACCAGCTCGCCCTGCTGCCCGCTCGCCTCTGCCAGCTCCGCCAGCTCCGCACCCTCTGGCTCGACAACAACCGCATCCGCTACCTGCCCGACTCCATCGTGCTCCTCCGCAGCCTGGAGGAGCTGGTGCTGCAGGGCAACCAGATCGCCATCCTGCCTGAGGGCTTCGGGCAGCTCTCCCGCGTCACCCTGTGGAAGATCAAGGACAACCCTCTCATCCAGCCCCCCTACGAGGTGTGCATGAAGGGCATCCCCTACATCGCGGCCTACCAGCAGGAGCTGGCCCACTCCCAGCCGGCCCTCAAGCCCCGCCTCAAGCTGGTCCTCATGGGCCCGAAGGACGCGGGCAAGACCTCGCTCCGGCGGCGCCTCATGGACGAGGacgcggggcgccccgaggcaGGCGGTGCCcagccccgcgggcgccccggccAGCAGCGAGACGCCGGGAGAGCGCGCGTTGCGGGCCGCCCCTTCCCGGAGCCTCGGGGCGCCGCCTCCACGCGGCCGCTGGAGCGTCTCCCCGCTGAGCGGCAGGACGTCCCCCCCGCTTTTCACGAAGCCCCGTGCCCTGCGCCATCGCCGGACGCCTCCCAAGCGCCGTCGGCAGCGGGGCTGCCCGGAGGCAGCAAGGGCATCGAGGTGATGGACTGGACGGCGGACGCGGAGAGGGGCCTGACGTTCATCGTGTACGAGCTCGCGGGGGATCCGAGCTACGATGTCATCCAGTCTTTCTTCCTCTCGCCCGGAGCCTTGTATGTGCTGGTGGTGAATCTGAGTGCCTACGTCCCTCAGCACTTCTACCGCTCTGTGGGCTACTTCTTGCACTGGCTTGGTTCCAAGGTGCCCCACGCTGTGGTGTGCATGGTGGGGACCCACGCCGACCTCTGCGCGGagcgggagctggaggagaagtgCCTGGACATCCATCACCAGATCGCTCTGCAGGAGAAACGGGATGCCGAGGGACTCCAGAGCTTGGTCCAGCAGGTGGATGAGGCCCTGGCACAGGACTTTGACCTGCGCTGCTCCAGCCCGCACGCCGCCTTTTACGGGGTCTCGGACAAGAACTTGCGGCGGAAGAAAGCCCAGTTCCAGTATCTTTTAAACAACCGCCCGCAGATCCTCTCCCCGGTGCTGCCCTTCAGCTGCCGGGACTCTTGCCAGGTGCGTCGCCTGCGGGACAAACTCCTCTCGGTGGCCGAGCACCGGGACATCTTCCCGAACCTGCACCGAGTGTTGCCCAAATCCTGgcaggtgctggaggagctgcactTCCAGCCTCAGGCTCAGCAGCTGTGGCTCAGCTGGTGGGACTCTGCCCGGCTGGGCTTGCAGGCGGGCCTGACCGAGGATCGGCTCCAGAGCGCGCTGTCCTACCTGCACGAGAGCGGGAAGCTCCTCTACTTTGAGGAGCACCTCACGCTGCGGGAGTACGTGTTCCACAACCTGCCGCGGCTCATCGACATCCTCAACGTCTTCTGCCAGCGGGATGCCACCGTGCTGCTCCAGAAGCTGCTCGGCGACGCCCCCGTCGATGAGCTGAGggccacccagctccaccactaCGTGGAGGGCTTCTTGCTGCACGGCCTCCTCCCCGCCCACGTTATCCGCCTGCTTCTCAAGCCCCACGTCCAGAGCCGGGAGGAcctgcagctcatcctggagctgctggagaagatgGGGCTCTGCTACTGCGTCAACAAACCCAAATGCAAGCCCCTGAACGGGGCGGCTGCCTGGTACAAGTTCCCCTGCTACGTGAAGAACGAGGTGCCCCACGCCGAGGCGTGGATTAACGGCGCCAACCTGAGCGGACAGTCCTTTGTGGTCGAGCAGCTGCAGATTGAGTACAGCTTCCCGTTCATTTTCCCACCCGGCTTGTTCGCCCGCTACAGCGTCCAGATCAACAGCCACGTGGTTCAGCGGTCGGATGGCAAATACCAGATCTACGCCTACCGGGGGAAGGTGCCGGTGGTGGTGAGTTACcggcctgcccggggagctctgCAGCCGGACACTCTCTCTATCGCTAGTCACGCGTCCCTACCAAATATCTGGACAGCCTGGCAAGCCATAACCCCTTTAGTGGAAGAACTGAACGTCCTGCTCCAAGAGTGGCCGGGCCTGTACTACACTGTGCACGTCCTCTGTTCTAAGTGCCTTAAAAGAGGGTCGCCCAACCCGCACACCTTCCCAG GAGAACTGCTGAGTCAGCCAAGACCGGAGGGACTGACGGAGATCATCTGTCCCAAGAACGGCAGCGAGCGAGTTAACGTGGCCTTGGTTTACCCCCCCACTCCCACTGTCGTCAGCCCGTGTTCCAA cagCCACGCGGCCTGGGGACAGTTCTAA
- the MFHAS1 gene encoding malignant fibrous histiocytoma-amplified sequence 1 isoform X1 → MAQTEPLRPLRPGAGAAERARKARGGAGAAEPEPEPEPGTDSDSDADGEEADAGPPGGPPAAAAAAAASPPAPAAAAALSLCGRGLEELPEELGAGAGALRALSLRRNRLRRLPAAAALRRLGRLAELDLSHNRLRGLGDGAALAALRGLRKLSLSHNELGAEGPAPAPGPAPGLPELRRLEELDLSFNRLRRLPDGLARLRRLRALDVDHNLLPAFPAALLELPALEELDCSGNRHLGALPEGIAALRRLKVLWLSGTGLAALPDGLCQLAALESLMLDGNRLRALPAGFGRLQRLKMLNLSSNLLGEFPAAVLALPGLEELYLSRNQLALLPARLCQLRQLRTLWLDNNRIRYLPDSIVLLRSLEELVLQGNQIAILPEGFGQLSRVTLWKIKDNPLIQPPYEVCMKGIPYIAAYQQELAHSQPALKPRLKLVLMGPKDAGKTSLRRRLMDEDAGRPEAGGAQPRGRPGQQRDAGRARVAGRPFPEPRGAASTRPLERLPAERQDVPPAFHEAPCPAPSPDASQAPSAAGLPGGSKGIEVMDWTADAERGLTFIVYELAGDPSYDVIQSFFLSPGALYVLVVNLSAYVPQHFYRSVGYFLHWLGSKVPHAVVCMVGTHADLCAERELEEKCLDIHHQIALQEKRDAEGLQSLVQQVDEALAQDFDLRCSSPHAAFYGVSDKNLRRKKAQFQYLLNNRPQILSPVLPFSCRDSCQVRRLRDKLLSVAEHRDIFPNLHRVLPKSWQVLEELHFQPQAQQLWLSWWDSARLGLQAGLTEDRLQSALSYLHESGKLLYFEEHLTLREYVFHNLPRLIDILNVFCQRDATVLLQKLLGDAPVDELRATQLHHYVEGFLLHGLLPAHVIRLLLKPHVQSREDLQLILELLEKMGLCYCVNKPKCKPLNGAAAWYKFPCYVKNEVPHAEAWINGANLSGQSFVVEQLQIEYSFPFIFPPGLFARYSVQINSHVVQRSDGKYQIYAYRGKVPVVVSYRPARGALQPDTLSIASHASLPNIWTAWQAITPLVEELNVLLQEWPGLYYTVHVLCSKCLKRGSPNPHTFPGELLSQPRPEGLTEIICPKNGSERVNVALVYPPTPTVVSPCSNSSHAAWGQF, encoded by the exons atggCGCAGACGGAGCCGTTGCGGCCGCTGCgtcccggcgcgggggccgcggagcGCGCGCGgaaggcgcggggcggcgccggcgccgcggagCCGGAGCCCGAGCCGGAGCCCGGCACCGACAGCGACAGCGACGCGGACGGCGAGGAGGCGgacgcggggccgccgggggggccgcccgccgccgccgccgccgctgccgcctccccccccgccccggcggcggcggcggcgctgagccTGTGCGGTCGCGGGCTGGAGGAGCTGCCCGAGGAGctgggcgcgggcgcgggcgcgctgCGGGCGCTGAGCCTGAGGCGCAACCGGCTgcgccgcctgcccgccgcggccgcgctgcgccgcctgGGCCGCCTGGCCGAGCTCGACCTCAGCCACAACCGCCTGCGCGGCCTGGGCGACggcgcggcgctggcggcgctgcgcggcctgCGCAAGCTCAGCCTCAGCCACAACGAGCTGGGCGCCGAggggcccgcgccggcgccgggaccggcgccggggctgcccgaGCTGCGGCGCCTCGAGGAGCTCGACCTCAGCTTCAACCGCCTGCGCCGCCTGCCCGACGGGCTGGCCCGCCTGCGCCGCCTGCGCGCCCTCGACGTCGACCACAACCTGCTGCCCGCCTTCCCCGCCGCCCTGCTCGAGCTGCCCGCCCTCGAGGAGCTCGACTGCTCCGGCAACCGCCACCTGGGCGCCCTGCCCGAGGGCATCGCCGCCCTGCGCCGCCTCAAGGTGCTCTGGCTCAGCGGCACGGGGCTCGCCGCCCTGCCCGACGGCCTCTGCCAGCTGGCCGCCCTCGAGAGCCTCATGCTCGACGGCAACCGCCTGCGCGCCCTGCCCGCCGGCTTCGGCCGCCTCCAGCGCCTCAAGATGCTCAACCTCTCCTCCAACCTGCTGGGCGAGTTCCCCGCCGCCGTCCTCGCCCTGCCGGGCCTCGAGGAGCTCTACCTGAGCCGCAACCAGCTCGCCCTGCTGCCCGCTCGCCTCTGCCAGCTCCGCCAGCTCCGCACCCTCTGGCTCGACAACAACCGCATCCGCTACCTGCCCGACTCCATCGTGCTCCTCCGCAGCCTGGAGGAGCTGGTGCTGCAGGGCAACCAGATCGCCATCCTGCCTGAGGGCTTCGGGCAGCTCTCCCGCGTCACCCTGTGGAAGATCAAGGACAACCCTCTCATCCAGCCCCCCTACGAGGTGTGCATGAAGGGCATCCCCTACATCGCGGCCTACCAGCAGGAGCTGGCCCACTCCCAGCCGGCCCTCAAGCCCCGCCTCAAGCTGGTCCTCATGGGCCCGAAGGACGCGGGCAAGACCTCGCTCCGGCGGCGCCTCATGGACGAGGacgcggggcgccccgaggcaGGCGGTGCCcagccccgcgggcgccccggccAGCAGCGAGACGCCGGGAGAGCGCGCGTTGCGGGCCGCCCCTTCCCGGAGCCTCGGGGCGCCGCCTCCACGCGGCCGCTGGAGCGTCTCCCCGCTGAGCGGCAGGACGTCCCCCCCGCTTTTCACGAAGCCCCGTGCCCTGCGCCATCGCCGGACGCCTCCCAAGCGCCGTCGGCAGCGGGGCTGCCCGGAGGCAGCAAGGGCATCGAGGTGATGGACTGGACGGCGGACGCGGAGAGGGGCCTGACGTTCATCGTGTACGAGCTCGCGGGGGATCCGAGCTACGATGTCATCCAGTCTTTCTTCCTCTCGCCCGGAGCCTTGTATGTGCTGGTGGTGAATCTGAGTGCCTACGTCCCTCAGCACTTCTACCGCTCTGTGGGCTACTTCTTGCACTGGCTTGGTTCCAAGGTGCCCCACGCTGTGGTGTGCATGGTGGGGACCCACGCCGACCTCTGCGCGGagcgggagctggaggagaagtgCCTGGACATCCATCACCAGATCGCTCTGCAGGAGAAACGGGATGCCGAGGGACTCCAGAGCTTGGTCCAGCAGGTGGATGAGGCCCTGGCACAGGACTTTGACCTGCGCTGCTCCAGCCCGCACGCCGCCTTTTACGGGGTCTCGGACAAGAACTTGCGGCGGAAGAAAGCCCAGTTCCAGTATCTTTTAAACAACCGCCCGCAGATCCTCTCCCCGGTGCTGCCCTTCAGCTGCCGGGACTCTTGCCAGGTGCGTCGCCTGCGGGACAAACTCCTCTCGGTGGCCGAGCACCGGGACATCTTCCCGAACCTGCACCGAGTGTTGCCCAAATCCTGgcaggtgctggaggagctgcactTCCAGCCTCAGGCTCAGCAGCTGTGGCTCAGCTGGTGGGACTCTGCCCGGCTGGGCTTGCAGGCGGGCCTGACCGAGGATCGGCTCCAGAGCGCGCTGTCCTACCTGCACGAGAGCGGGAAGCTCCTCTACTTTGAGGAGCACCTCACGCTGCGGGAGTACGTGTTCCACAACCTGCCGCGGCTCATCGACATCCTCAACGTCTTCTGCCAGCGGGATGCCACCGTGCTGCTCCAGAAGCTGCTCGGCGACGCCCCCGTCGATGAGCTGAGggccacccagctccaccactaCGTGGAGGGCTTCTTGCTGCACGGCCTCCTCCCCGCCCACGTTATCCGCCTGCTTCTCAAGCCCCACGTCCAGAGCCGGGAGGAcctgcagctcatcctggagctgctggagaagatgGGGCTCTGCTACTGCGTCAACAAACCCAAATGCAAGCCCCTGAACGGGGCGGCTGCCTGGTACAAGTTCCCCTGCTACGTGAAGAACGAGGTGCCCCACGCCGAGGCGTGGATTAACGGCGCCAACCTGAGCGGACAGTCCTTTGTGGTCGAGCAGCTGCAGATTGAGTACAGCTTCCCGTTCATTTTCCCACCCGGCTTGTTCGCCCGCTACAGCGTCCAGATCAACAGCCACGTGGTTCAGCGGTCGGATGGCAAATACCAGATCTACGCCTACCGGGGGAAGGTGCCGGTGGTGGTGAGTTACcggcctgcccggggagctctgCAGCCGGACACTCTCTCTATCGCTAGTCACGCGTCCCTACCAAATATCTGGACAGCCTGGCAAGCCATAACCCCTTTAGTGGAAGAACTGAACGTCCTGCTCCAAGAGTGGCCGGGCCTGTACTACACTGTGCACGTCCTCTGTTCTAAGTGCCTTAAAAGAGGGTCGCCCAACCCGCACACCTTCCCAG GAGAACTGCTGAGTCAGCCAAGACCGGAGGGACTGACGGAGATCATCTGTCCCAAGAACGGCAGCGAGCGAGTTAACGTGGCCTTGGTTTACCCCCCCACTCCCACTGTCGTCAGCCCGTGTTCCAA cagcagCCACGCGGCCTGGGGACAGTTCTAA